One window of Myripristis murdjan chromosome 8, fMyrMur1.1, whole genome shotgun sequence genomic DNA carries:
- the lgals2a gene encoding lectin, galactoside-binding, soluble, 2a encodes MSKMAIRNMSLKVGQTLTIVGVPKPDATNFAVNIGPNEEDIAFHLNPRFNAHGDERAVVCNSFQGGNWCEEHREGGFPFNQGEEFKIIISLSPEQFLVTLSDGSEIHFPNRMGAEKYQHMNFDGDVRIKSVEIK; translated from the exons ATGAGT aaGATGGCTATAAGGAATATGTCCTTAAAGGTGGGACAGACCCTGACCATTGTTGGAGTCCCCAAGCCTGATGCTACCAA CTTTGCAGTGAACATCGGCCCTAATGAGGAGGATATTGCCTTTCACCTCAATCCTCGCTTCAATGCCCATGGAGACGAGAGGGCTGTGGTGTGCAACTCCTTCCAGGGAGGCAACTGGTGTGAGGAGCACCGTGAGGGAGGCTTTCCATTCAACCAGGGAGAGGAGTTCAAG ATCATCATCTCGCTCTCGCCTGAGCAGTTCCTGGTGACTTTGTCAGATGGCTCGGAGATACACTTCCCCAACCGCATGGGTGCAGAAAAATACCAGCACATGAACTTTGATGGGGATGTGCGCATCAAGAGCGTCGAAATCAAGTAG